One window of the Candidatus Saccharibacteria bacterium genome contains the following:
- a CDS encoding transposase, which translates to MSSVAIVRGIRSEIQTKLLPVTNRYWRSQLQFGIEAYSLRSFQSAAGNARTTAVKPRTGLRRCERLFANDALADQLGHVFDSLELIRPGSYVNVDHSDMNGLSALVGAIQTRNGRAIPCLVETTYSDRLPSHTNAPARKQALRRARAKERRYTSFTGHYIDALQGLHDRLGFWPKLIFDRGFGNESLVTHLAAEGATFYLRLKGGRCVHLDGQRIETKHLSETDVAIQLFGLTLRVIRSPKSRRAREPWYILTNDMTASRSKIVRIYYHRFEIEETFKDMKHVFELKRTRLNKPLSLKLLLWFVSLGIALLYRATKPTKQYTARQHPKKQISWIRRGYEELQQAYGLLLWGMG; encoded by the coding sequence ATGTCGTCAGTAGCTATTGTACGCGGTATTCGTTCGGAGATACAAACCAAGCTTCTGCCTGTAACCAATCGCTACTGGCGTAGCCAGTTGCAGTTCGGTATTGAAGCCTACAGTCTACGCTCATTCCAGAGCGCAGCGGGTAATGCTCGCACGACTGCCGTAAAGCCCCGAACTGGCCTTCGACGCTGTGAACGACTGTTTGCCAACGATGCACTTGCCGACCAACTCGGACATGTATTCGACAGCCTAGAGCTCATCCGACCAGGTAGCTACGTCAATGTCGATCATTCTGACATGAATGGACTCAGTGCCCTGGTTGGTGCGATACAGACGAGAAACGGTCGGGCCATCCCCTGCCTGGTAGAGACTACCTACAGTGACCGACTCCCATCACATACCAACGCACCTGCCCGTAAGCAAGCCCTGCGTCGGGCACGCGCCAAGGAGAGACGCTATACCAGCTTCACGGGGCACTACATTGACGCCTTGCAAGGCTTGCATGACCGACTCGGCTTCTGGCCGAAACTGATCTTTGACCGTGGCTTTGGCAATGAGTCGCTCGTGACTCATCTGGCTGCGGAGGGTGCGACGTTTTACCTCCGGCTCAAGGGTGGACGATGTGTCCATTTGGATGGCCAGCGGATTGAAACGAAACATCTCAGCGAGACAGATGTGGCTATCCAGCTGTTTGGACTCACGCTCAGAGTCATCCGCTCACCCAAAAGCAGAAGAGCCAGAGAGCCATGGTATATTCTCACCAACGACATGACAGCCAGTCGGTCCAAGATTGTCCGTATTTACTACCACCGCTTTGAGATTGAAGAAACATTCAAGGACATGAAGCATGTCTTTGAGCTGAAACGTACCAGACTCAACAAACCACTCAGTCTCAAGCTACTGCTGTGGTTTGTAAGTCTTGGCATTGCCTTACTGTACCGAGCTACCAAGCCAACAAAGCAATACACTGCAAGGCAACATCCCAAGAAGCAAATCTCCTGGATTCGCAGAGGATACGAGGAACTGCAACAGGCCTACGGCCTGTTGCTATGGGGTATGGGATGA
- a CDS encoding cysteine--tRNA ligase, whose translation MKLYNTSTRQVEAVKPLDSATVRMYTCGLTVYSQPHIGNWLGYIYWDVLVRALRAEGYTIERTQNITDVGHLTSDDDNGEDKMEKGARSEGITAWDVAAKYIAVAKKEAAQLGLIQPDYLVRATDMIAQQIDFAKTLDEKGYLYEIPGDGMYFDTSKLSDYGKLAKLDIAGLEGGARVSVEGKRNITDFAVWKFSPDSSEGGKKRDMEWDSPWGVGFPGWHLECSVIARETLGDQIDIHTGGIDHIPVHHTNEIAQTEAVTGKPFSTFWVHNNHLKADGQKMSKSLGNIYTLQDILDKGHDLDAFRVFALGKHYRTEGNFTWDNLEAAQNRLSHWREAMATRWQDLVLPKADTDINAADFDSSILAALSNDLNTSEALRIVDDVADKALAGAVCGACLGNITELVQDYLGIIIAVPDISEHQKQLIANREQARADKNWAKSDEIRDILAGQEIGLRDTPRGAVWYWL comes from the coding sequence ATGAAGCTATACAATACCTCGACTCGACAGGTAGAAGCCGTTAAGCCGCTCGATAGTGCTACGGTGCGAATGTATACCTGTGGACTGACAGTCTATAGCCAGCCGCACATCGGGAACTGGCTTGGTTATATTTACTGGGACGTCCTTGTGCGAGCCCTTCGGGCTGAAGGCTATACCATAGAGCGCACGCAAAACATCACCGACGTTGGTCACTTGACCAGCGACGACGACAACGGTGAAGACAAAATGGAAAAGGGCGCCCGCAGCGAAGGCATTACTGCCTGGGACGTGGCCGCAAAATATATTGCGGTTGCCAAAAAAGAAGCAGCCCAGTTAGGTCTTATTCAACCCGACTATCTCGTACGCGCAACCGACATGATTGCACAGCAAATTGACTTTGCCAAGACTCTCGATGAAAAAGGCTACCTGTACGAAATACCTGGTGACGGTATGTACTTCGACACAAGCAAACTCAGTGACTACGGCAAACTAGCCAAATTGGATATTGCTGGCCTTGAAGGAGGCGCGCGGGTTAGTGTAGAGGGTAAACGCAATATAACCGACTTTGCTGTCTGGAAGTTTTCACCAGACTCCTCGGAAGGCGGTAAGAAACGTGACATGGAGTGGGATAGCCCCTGGGGGGTCGGCTTTCCGGGGTGGCACCTCGAGTGTTCTGTTATTGCACGAGAAACCCTTGGAGACCAAATTGACATTCACACCGGCGGTATAGACCACATACCCGTTCACCACACAAATGAAATTGCGCAAACCGAGGCTGTCACCGGTAAACCTTTTAGCACCTTTTGGGTACATAATAACCATCTGAAAGCAGACGGCCAGAAAATGAGCAAAAGCCTAGGCAACATTTACACGTTGCAAGACATACTAGACAAAGGGCACGACTTAGACGCATTTCGAGTCTTTGCACTTGGGAAGCACTATAGAACAGAGGGCAACTTCACCTGGGATAATCTGGAGGCCGCTCAAAACCGTTTGAGTCACTGGCGAGAAGCTATGGCCACTCGTTGGCAAGATTTGGTGCTACCAAAAGCAGATACTGATATCAATGCTGCTGACTTTGATAGTTCCATCCTCGCTGCACTGTCGAATGACTTAAACACCTCAGAGGCACTAAGAATTGTTGACGATGTCGCTGATAAAGCATTAGCTGGCGCTGTATGCGGTGCATGCCTAGGCAACATCACAGAATTGGTGCAGGACTATCTGGGAATTATCATCGCGGTGCCAGATATTAGTGAACACCAAAAGCAACTTATCGCAAACCGAGAACAAGCCCGCGCTGATAAAAACTGGGCGAAGTCAGATGAAATACGAGACATACTAGCAGGCCAAGAAATTGGCCTCCGTGATACACCACGGGGGGCTGTCTGGTACTGGCTGTAG
- a CDS encoding glycosyltransferase family 4 protein has product MKPLSKQLAKNQGENVKIGFVLDDTLDSTDGVQQYVRCVGEWMRQRGHQVYYLASATSRTDLENIYSLSKNIKVRFNANQLSIPLPAGYSKLRRLVEQLELDILHVQVPYSPFLGGRLIRLIQPKVAVVGTFHILPYGRMAQFGSNILGKINTTTARRFDAMMAVSPPTQVFAGRYFGFTSTVVANPFHHDAFSVARRGKVAGRSIKKIVYLGRLVERKGPYELVQAVAEVERKKLTSTPYEVIIAGKGVLQDKLKQYTENNNISDKISFPGFVDEQNKAVLLASGDIIVFPSTSGESFGISLLEGMAASRGVVLAGDNPGYASVVAEKKQLFDPRDTTAFARLLAQWLNDDAGRSAMAKKQHTYVQQFDIDVIGPKIEKLYAHALQKRGQS; this is encoded by the coding sequence ATGAAGCCGCTATCAAAGCAGCTAGCGAAAAACCAAGGAGAAAACGTGAAGATTGGTTTCGTACTTGACGATACGCTCGATAGTACCGATGGCGTGCAACAGTACGTCCGATGCGTTGGTGAATGGATGCGGCAACGGGGTCATCAGGTTTACTACCTAGCGAGCGCAACGTCCCGGACAGATTTAGAGAATATATATAGCTTGAGCAAAAATATAAAGGTTCGTTTTAACGCCAACCAGCTGTCTATACCGCTCCCGGCAGGTTACAGTAAGCTCCGACGCTTGGTAGAGCAGCTAGAGCTGGATATCCTCCACGTACAAGTCCCCTACAGCCCGTTTTTAGGGGGAAGGCTTATTCGACTTATTCAGCCAAAAGTTGCCGTTGTTGGCACCTTCCATATCTTGCCATATGGTCGCATGGCTCAGTTTGGTAGTAATATTCTTGGGAAAATAAATACAACAACAGCTCGACGTTTTGATGCCATGATGGCCGTATCGCCCCCAACACAAGTATTTGCCGGGCGCTATTTTGGGTTCACAAGCACCGTGGTTGCCAACCCCTTCCATCACGATGCATTTTCCGTGGCCCGTCGCGGTAAGGTTGCGGGGCGCTCTATAAAAAAGATTGTGTACCTTGGTAGACTTGTTGAGCGAAAAGGTCCATATGAACTTGTTCAAGCTGTTGCCGAGGTGGAGCGGAAGAAGCTCACCAGTACGCCATATGAAGTAATTATAGCTGGAAAGGGTGTTTTACAGGACAAACTGAAACAGTATACCGAGAACAACAATATTTCAGACAAGATTTCGTTCCCTGGTTTCGTTGATGAGCAGAATAAAGCTGTATTGCTGGCAAGTGGAGATATAATAGTGTTCCCCAGCACCTCTGGTGAAAGCTTTGGTATAAGTTTGCTTGAGGGGATGGCGGCAAGCCGGGGTGTCGTATTGGCTGGTGATAACCCGGGGTACGCGTCGGTTGTAGCAGAAAAAAAACAGTTATTTGACCCTAGGGATACAACTGCTTTCGCGCGCCTACTTGCTCAATGGCTCAATGACGACGCGGGGAGGTCGGCAATGGCAAAAAAACAGCACACGTACGTACAGCAGTTTGACATAGATGTTATTGGACCTAAAATCGAAAAATTATACGCTCACGCTTTGCAAAAACGCGGGCAGTCGTGA
- a CDS encoding glycosyltransferase family 4 protein: protein MKIGLVCPYNITRGGGVQEVVKALQLEFTKLGHEAVVITPQPKEPYASRDHRVIFLGTATDFKSPLATTTQVSASVLTDEIDNMLEYEKFDVLHFHEPWVPVLSRQILSRSTCVNVGTVHAKLPETIASRALMRVVTPYTKPLIRYIDAFTAVSEAAAEYLRTLTDDPIEIIPNGIHTGHFRSPAHLADLPKAKTILYIGRIEKRKGVKYLLRAFQILQERQPDARLIIAGDGVDREKMQELAEELQLQNVEFLGFIDDHTKLQLLHSADLFCSPAIYGESFGIVLLEAMASGLVTVAGNNPGYESVMTGLGQLSLVDPRDSKEFAHRMELLLTDEGIRQLWKKWAKKHIRQFEYHKVAAMYLSAYEAAIKAASEKPRRKREDWFRT, encoded by the coding sequence ATGAAAATTGGTCTTGTCTGCCCCTACAATATCACCAGAGGTGGCGGTGTTCAGGAAGTTGTTAAAGCGCTGCAGCTTGAGTTTACGAAACTGGGCCATGAGGCGGTTGTTATTACACCCCAGCCGAAAGAACCCTACGCTAGTCGCGACCACCGAGTAATATTCTTGGGTACTGCAACTGATTTCAAATCACCGTTGGCTACAACTACCCAGGTCAGTGCGAGTGTACTCACCGATGAAATCGACAACATGCTTGAATATGAAAAGTTCGACGTGCTGCATTTTCATGAACCGTGGGTTCCAGTGCTGAGCCGGCAAATTCTCAGTCGTAGTACTTGCGTAAATGTGGGGACGGTTCACGCTAAACTACCCGAGACTATTGCCAGTCGGGCGCTCATGCGAGTAGTTACCCCCTATACGAAACCACTTATCCGCTACATCGATGCATTTACTGCCGTTTCGGAGGCAGCAGCAGAATATTTGCGTACTCTTACCGATGACCCAATAGAAATAATTCCAAACGGCATTCACACCGGTCATTTTCGTAGCCCTGCTCATCTTGCGGACCTCCCAAAAGCAAAAACTATTCTGTACATAGGACGTATAGAAAAACGAAAAGGTGTTAAATACTTACTTCGCGCCTTCCAAATCTTGCAGGAAAGACAGCCAGACGCTCGGCTGATTATTGCTGGAGATGGCGTTGACAGAGAAAAAATGCAAGAACTTGCCGAAGAATTGCAGCTTCAAAATGTTGAGTTCCTTGGCTTTATTGATGACCACACCAAGCTACAGCTACTCCACAGCGCTGACCTATTTTGCTCGCCGGCTATATATGGTGAAAGCTTTGGGATAGTACTCCTTGAGGCAATGGCAAGTGGTCTGGTGACGGTTGCGGGTAATAATCCCGGTTACGAGAGTGTTATGACAGGCCTTGGCCAGTTGTCGCTTGTTGACCCGCGCGACAGCAAAGAGTTTGCGCACCGCATGGAGCTCCTGCTTACAGACGAAGGCATCCGTCAGCTTTGGAAAAAATGGGCCAAGAAGCACATCCGGCAGTTCGAATACCATAAAGTCGCAGCAATGTATCTTTCAGCATATGAAGCCGCTATCAAAGCAGCTAGCGAAAAACCAAGGAGAAAACGTGAAGATTGGTTTCGTACTTGA
- a CDS encoding alpha/beta hydrolase: MKNQTNPAEYIEPLHINGMRGRMLHLPAKNKNKREILVIYGHHSLLERWWGLVQNFNDFGAVTMPDLPGFGGMESFHKIGKQATLDNYADYMAAFIKLRYRRKKVSIVGISFGFLVATRMLQRYPELANKVEVLVSAMGFMHKDNFKFSPARYNFYRYASEVVSIPPFPYVFRHTALTAKVLRAVYARTNNAKHKFNLAKGHADAFEAMMDMEIKLWQSNDVRTYMQTTVELLTVNHCEEQIQLPVWHVFTPHDNYFDNEVIEQQMRVVFTDFYPAPLAAKTHSPSVVATKKEAAAFIPKQLRAALKASAKKTNT; the protein is encoded by the coding sequence ATGAAAAACCAGACAAACCCGGCCGAATATATCGAGCCGCTGCATATAAATGGCATGCGCGGAAGAATGCTTCATTTGCCTGCAAAAAATAAAAACAAACGTGAGATTTTAGTAATTTATGGGCACCATTCACTACTCGAAAGGTGGTGGGGGTTAGTTCAGAACTTTAATGACTTTGGCGCAGTGACTATGCCAGACCTCCCAGGTTTTGGTGGCATGGAAAGCTTTCATAAGATTGGTAAGCAAGCAACGCTGGATAACTACGCCGATTACATGGCAGCATTTATTAAACTGCGATATCGAAGAAAAAAGGTTAGTATTGTGGGCATTTCGTTTGGATTTTTAGTTGCGACGCGTATGCTGCAACGATATCCAGAACTAGCGAATAAGGTAGAAGTACTTGTAAGTGCTATGGGTTTTATGCACAAAGATAATTTTAAGTTTTCTCCTGCTCGCTACAATTTTTATCGCTACGCCTCTGAGGTGGTTTCCATTCCGCCGTTCCCTTACGTATTTCGTCATACGGCGCTCACCGCTAAAGTTCTTCGCGCGGTTTATGCGCGCACAAACAACGCAAAGCATAAGTTTAACCTTGCAAAAGGACATGCCGATGCGTTTGAAGCTATGATGGATATGGAAATTAAGCTATGGCAGTCGAACGATGTCCGCACGTATATGCAAACAACTGTAGAGCTTTTGACGGTAAATCACTGCGAGGAACAGATACAACTCCCTGTATGGCATGTGTTTACCCCTCACGATAACTACTTTGACAACGAAGTTATTGAACAACAAATGCGGGTTGTGTTTACTGACTTCTACCCTGCCCCGCTTGCTGCAAAAACACATTCTCCAAGTGTTGTTGCTACGAAAAAGGAGGCTGCGGCTTTTATTCCTAAACAGCTTCGAGCTGCTTTGAAAGCAAGCGCAAAGAAAACAAACACCTAA
- a CDS encoding CapA family protein has translation MKRPGWKAGVALGLVLAGVGAAVWYFAIRTQAPAVKPAVNSGKAVKKIEPSGVVTFAAMGDMLAHDSVVAQARAANGSYDFTPYFSAIKPLYKEADAVFCNAEGLTTGEAFGISGYPAFNAPTEFARDLVAGAGCNVINLANNHINDKGQAAIDADIAVWEKLKPLAVAGANRTPEEQMTVRYFTKNGVKVAFVAFADYSNNKNYTTYGLNIYHNTDLVKRLLGAARENADAVVVSAHWGTEDSNAVNADQTAAAQLFADGGADVVIGTGPHVLQQATYLTAADGRKTLVWYSIGNMLSSQLQVNELTGVIAGFTLKKQPDGGVRVERPTAQVTFMSYDWSTGDRAAGRLSARSNLQLRPLSQSGNAVSDMFGQQYSANERETYVKTTLGSDTGVTVTP, from the coding sequence ATGAAAAGGCCGGGATGGAAGGCTGGGGTGGCACTGGGGTTGGTTCTGGCTGGGGTGGGTGCGGCGGTCTGGTATTTTGCCATTCGCACTCAAGCTCCGGCGGTAAAGCCTGCTGTAAACTCAGGTAAGGCCGTAAAAAAGATTGAACCGAGCGGTGTTGTTACCTTCGCTGCCATGGGCGATATGCTCGCGCACGACTCGGTGGTAGCGCAGGCGCGGGCTGCAAATGGCAGCTATGACTTCACGCCGTACTTTTCCGCCATAAAACCGCTTTACAAAGAAGCCGATGCGGTGTTTTGCAATGCAGAGGGTTTGACGACGGGTGAAGCATTCGGAATAAGCGGCTACCCGGCATTCAACGCGCCGACCGAGTTTGCGCGTGACCTTGTGGCAGGCGCTGGCTGCAACGTCATTAACCTTGCAAACAACCATATCAATGATAAGGGCCAGGCGGCTATAGATGCAGACATTGCCGTGTGGGAAAAACTGAAGCCTCTGGCGGTAGCCGGGGCGAATCGGACGCCTGAAGAACAGATGACAGTACGCTATTTTACCAAAAATGGGGTGAAAGTGGCCTTTGTAGCCTTTGCAGATTACAGCAATAACAAAAACTACACTACATATGGCTTAAATATCTACCACAACACCGACCTTGTGAAACGGCTGCTTGGTGCCGCACGGGAGAATGCCGATGCGGTAGTAGTATCGGCGCACTGGGGGACAGAAGATTCAAATGCAGTGAATGCCGACCAAACGGCTGCGGCGCAACTGTTTGCAGATGGTGGCGCAGATGTAGTTATAGGAACGGGCCCGCATGTGTTACAACAAGCCACATACCTCACTGCAGCGGATGGGCGTAAAACGCTGGTGTGGTATAGCATAGGCAACATGCTTTCTTCGCAGCTGCAAGTCAATGAACTGACTGGAGTAATTGCTGGTTTTACCTTAAAAAAACAACCAGATGGCGGTGTGCGCGTGGAGAGGCCAACAGCGCAGGTAACGTTCATGAGCTACGATTGGTCTACTGGTGATAGGGCTGCTGGTCGTCTTAGCGCGCGCAGTAATTTGCAGCTGAGACCGCTCAGTCAAAGCGGCAACGCTGTTAGTGATATGTTTGGACAACAGTACAGTGCTAACGAGCGAGAAACCTATGTGAAGACGACGCTGGGTAGCGACACAGGGGTTACAGTGACGCCCTAG
- a CDS encoding M15 family metallopeptidase encodes MYKKLLVVALVVGIGGFAVLQTRTDKTAEPRQTNSALSTKPAPKQSVQVVLPGAKPIPALEENYVQPASLWVVVSKVHPLTDAQYVPSNLAVPAVKTRTDKSTAEQSLRADIEPDAVALFKAAQAAGHDVMLASGYRSYEQQQVYFTNYSRLYGEEAANKFSARPGQSEHQTGLAFDVSLTSRACYLEVCFGETEAGKWFAAHSYEYGFILRYPADKIDITQYQYEPWHFRYVGRDLARALHESNLTLDEAYPYLQTALAELKNRGEVK; translated from the coding sequence GTGTATAAGAAACTTTTAGTCGTGGCGCTCGTGGTAGGAATAGGGGGTTTTGCGGTTCTGCAAACGCGCACGGACAAAACGGCCGAGCCTAGGCAAACGAATAGTGCTCTGAGCACAAAGCCAGCACCCAAACAATCGGTGCAAGTTGTACTACCCGGGGCAAAACCAATTCCCGCACTCGAAGAAAATTATGTGCAACCAGCCAGCCTTTGGGTGGTAGTAAGCAAAGTGCACCCGCTTACAGACGCACAGTACGTACCCTCTAACCTTGCAGTTCCGGCAGTCAAAACTCGCACCGACAAATCTACAGCAGAGCAGTCGCTACGCGCCGATATTGAACCAGACGCCGTAGCATTGTTCAAAGCAGCACAGGCAGCGGGGCACGACGTTATGCTAGCCAGCGGCTACCGTTCGTACGAGCAGCAGCAGGTATATTTCACAAACTATTCTCGGTTATACGGTGAAGAAGCTGCCAACAAATTTAGCGCTCGTCCAGGTCAAAGCGAACATCAAACCGGTTTGGCGTTCGATGTGAGCCTAACCTCACGAGCATGCTACCTAGAAGTTTGTTTTGGGGAAACCGAGGCAGGTAAGTGGTTCGCAGCCCACTCCTACGAATACGGTTTTATTTTGCGCTACCCGGCGGATAAAATCGACATTACCCAGTACCAGTATGAACCGTGGCACTTCCGCTATGTTGGCCGCGACCTGGCTCGCGCGCTTCACGAAAGCAACCTCACGCTCGACGAAGCGTACCCGTACTTGCAGACAGCGCTAGCGGAGCTGAAAAACCGCGGCGAGGTGAAGTAG
- a CDS encoding DHH family phosphoesterase has protein sequence MQEKIRETIEAAQKIVVIQADNPDADSLGSALALEHVLGDFGKDVVLYCGVNVPEYLRYLAGWDRVVDTLPSQFDLSIIVDASTYTLLDKLDKSGQLAWVKSKPCIVLDHHATVEKKIDFTSLQLIDEHVASTGELIFHLSTSLGWAVSNEAAEYIMTSILGDTQGLMNDLTTATTYRTMADLTELGANRPRLEELRREYGKMPEKIYTYKGMLIARTEFYAEGKVALVHIPQPEINEYSPLYNPAPLIQFDMLQVRGIALAIVIKSYDDGRVTAALRANNGYPVAAKLAEEMGGGGHDYAAGFKITDGRRYDEVKAECIRIASDLLQTTRGDIA, from the coding sequence ATGCAGGAGAAAATTCGGGAAACCATAGAAGCAGCGCAAAAGATTGTTGTCATCCAGGCTGACAACCCCGATGCCGATAGCCTTGGCAGCGCCCTTGCACTTGAACACGTCTTAGGCGACTTTGGAAAAGACGTTGTCCTGTACTGCGGGGTCAATGTGCCTGAGTATCTGCGTTACCTAGCGGGTTGGGACAGGGTGGTAGATACGCTCCCCAGCCAGTTCGACCTCAGCATCATTGTCGACGCCAGCACCTACACGCTGCTCGATAAGCTCGATAAAAGCGGCCAACTTGCCTGGGTGAAATCAAAGCCATGCATTGTTCTTGACCACCACGCTACCGTCGAGAAAAAGATAGACTTTACAAGCCTCCAGCTCATTGATGAACATGTCGCCTCCACCGGGGAACTCATATTTCATCTGAGCACTTCACTTGGTTGGGCTGTTTCGAACGAAGCGGCAGAATATATTATGACCTCAATCTTGGGCGATACCCAAGGGCTTATGAACGACCTCACCACCGCAACAACCTACCGCACCATGGCGGACTTAACCGAGCTGGGTGCAAACCGCCCTCGACTCGAGGAACTCCGCCGCGAATACGGGAAAATGCCGGAAAAAATTTATACCTATAAGGGCATGCTTATTGCTCGGACAGAATTTTACGCCGAAGGGAAAGTTGCTCTCGTGCACATCCCACAACCAGAAATTAACGAATACAGCCCCTTGTATAACCCGGCACCACTCATACAGTTTGATATGCTTCAGGTTCGTGGTATTGCGCTTGCCATTGTAATCAAAAGCTACGACGACGGACGTGTCACTGCAGCACTACGCGCCAACAATGGCTACCCAGTAGCAGCAAAGCTTGCCGAGGAAATGGGCGGGGGAGGGCATGACTATGCCGCCGGATTTAAGATTACGGATGGTCGTAGATACGATGAAGTGAAGGCTGAGTGCATTCGTATTGCTTCAGACTTGCTTCAGACCACCCGTGGAGATATTGCATGA
- a CDS encoding AI-2E family transporter — MARLFPKENSDFEVTISTHTILRVIGLTVLAVLLFMAVKQSLGTLTLIGVAFFLSLALNSPVQWLAKKLPAKKKNRRTLATGLSIGLILLALIGFLAAVVPPIAKQTAGFFSELPQLIDQTRNGEGALGGFVEKYNLDSQVEKLSSQLSTRLDDVGSSAVTAVSKIGSSVFATLTVLVLTVMMLIEGPKWGKLLEGMLPVNRRERTHRLAADMNKVVRGYVNGQVILAAVAAVLIVPMLFLAHVSYPLALMVVVFICGLIPMVGHTIGAAICTLVALFTSPASAILVLSYYILYQQIENYAVQPRVQANSTNMSPLLVFVAVLLGANFGGLLGALVAIPVAGCIRILVLDYLERRDILTPATVHDAKTPGGDI, encoded by the coding sequence ATGGCACGATTATTCCCTAAAGAAAACTCTGACTTCGAGGTCACTATATCAACACACACCATACTTAGGGTTATAGGTCTCACTGTCCTAGCGGTTCTACTGTTTATGGCAGTGAAGCAAAGTTTGGGTACGCTAACGCTTATTGGTGTTGCTTTTTTCCTCAGTCTTGCTCTTAACAGTCCGGTGCAATGGCTTGCAAAAAAGCTCCCGGCAAAAAAGAAAAATCGTCGCACGCTGGCTACCGGATTATCCATAGGGCTAATTCTATTGGCCTTGATTGGGTTTTTGGCTGCGGTTGTCCCGCCTATTGCCAAACAAACGGCAGGATTCTTCAGCGAATTGCCTCAGCTTATTGACCAAACGCGCAATGGCGAGGGCGCGCTGGGCGGATTTGTCGAAAAATATAATCTCGATTCACAAGTTGAAAAACTTTCCTCACAGCTCTCTACCCGTCTTGATGATGTCGGCAGTTCTGCCGTGACTGCGGTTTCAAAAATTGGCAGTAGCGTTTTTGCAACGCTTACTGTTCTTGTCTTGACCGTCATGATGCTCATAGAAGGTCCCAAATGGGGCAAACTTCTTGAAGGAATGCTACCAGTAAACCGACGGGAAAGAACACACCGTTTGGCCGCAGACATGAACAAAGTTGTCCGTGGTTATGTGAATGGACAGGTCATTCTTGCCGCAGTTGCGGCGGTGCTGATTGTGCCCATGCTGTTCCTTGCGCATGTCTCTTACCCGCTTGCACTCATGGTAGTGGTGTTTATCTGCGGACTTATACCAATGGTTGGTCACACAATCGGCGCAGCCATTTGTACGCTCGTCGCGCTCTTTACTTCTCCAGCCTCGGCTATTTTGGTACTTTCATATTACATTTTGTATCAGCAGATAGAGAATTATGCTGTCCAGCCCCGCGTCCAGGCAAATAGCACCAATATGTCACCGTTGCTTGTTTTTGTTGCGGTACTGCTCGGTGCGAATTTTGGTGGGCTACTGGGTGCTCTCGTAGCCATTCCTGTGGCAGGATGCATCCGGATTCTTGTCCTGGACTACCTCGAACGACGAGATATTCTTACACCAGCTACCGTGCACGATGCAAAGACCCCCGGCGGCGATATTTAA